One segment of Clostridium ljungdahlii DSM 13528 DNA contains the following:
- a CDS encoding TetR/AcrR family transcriptional regulator, with protein sequence MQKRNLTKEKIIQVSFSLADEIGLNQLTFQKIAEKLNIKYPSLYNHFNNMDSLKIEMTIYLLNELNQKLMQNLIGKSGDEAIKEYAKIYKEFAFENTTAYRLFMSIPSTENPELFNLAKGTNRIIRQILEFYIKDEVRLVHKSRTLRSLLHGFVSLYSFGYFHNNKVTLDESFESMIDDFISSLSKK encoded by the coding sequence ATGCAAAAAAGAAATTTAACTAAAGAAAAAATTATTCAGGTTTCTTTTTCTTTGGCGGATGAAATTGGTCTTAATCAACTTACCTTCCAAAAAATCGCTGAAAAATTGAATATAAAATATCCTTCTTTGTATAATCATTTTAATAATATGGATAGCCTTAAAATAGAAATGACAATATATCTTTTAAATGAATTGAATCAAAAATTAATGCAGAACTTAATTGGTAAGAGTGGTGATGAGGCCATAAAAGAATATGCCAAGATTTATAAAGAGTTTGCTTTTGAAAATACGACCGCTTATAGACTTTTTATGAGTATTCCAAGTACGGAGAACCCAGAGCTATTTAATTTGGCAAAAGGGACTAATCGTATCATTCGTCAAATTTTAGAGTTTTACATTAAGGATGAAGTCCGTTTGGTTCATAAGAGCCGAACTTTAAGAAGTCTTTTGCATGGTTTTGTCTCGTTATATTCCTTTGGATATTTTCATAATAATAAAGTAACTTTAGATGAGAGCTTTGAATCTATGATAGATGACTTTATTTCATCACTTTCAAAAAAATAA
- a CDS encoding multidrug efflux MFS transporter, which produces MEIWRKNLIVCWFGIFVAAIGMSQIAPVLPLYIQHLGVQDTATITKISGIAFGITFIISAIFSPIWGSAADKYGRKPMILRASLGMGITIGCMGFAPNVYILISLRLLQGVITGYSTACTALIATQTDKEHAGYALGTLSTASIAGALLGPTIGGFIDEILGLQSVFFITGALLLISFITTLLFVKESFIREDKKVLTIKEVWSTVPQKSLTVTMFVTFFILAVALYSVEPIVTVYVKQLSNNSSHIALLAGLTFSASGFANIIAAPRLGKLSDKIGAHKVMLTCLICAVIIFIPQAFVQNTWQLMGLRFLLGLASAGLNPSVNIILKKITPSSLTGRVFGFNMSAGYLGVFGGSVLGGQIAGILGMQYVFFITSALLFINAIWVYFRVYKKLSLN; this is translated from the coding sequence ATGGAAATATGGAGAAAAAACTTAATAGTATGTTGGTTTGGAATATTTGTGGCTGCTATAGGAATGAGTCAGATTGCCCCAGTATTACCACTCTATATACAACATCTTGGAGTTCAAGACACAGCAACAATTACAAAAATTTCAGGAATTGCCTTTGGTATCACATTTATAATTTCAGCTATTTTTTCGCCAATTTGGGGAAGTGCAGCTGATAAATATGGGCGAAAGCCAATGATACTTAGAGCAAGCCTTGGTATGGGAATAACAATAGGATGCATGGGGTTTGCACCAAACGTGTATATACTCATAAGTTTAAGGTTACTTCAAGGTGTAATTACTGGCTATAGTACAGCTTGTACTGCATTGATTGCAACTCAGACAGATAAAGAACATGCAGGATATGCATTAGGTACACTTTCAACAGCTAGTATTGCAGGGGCTTTGCTTGGTCCAACTATTGGTGGTTTTATAGATGAGATATTAGGTTTACAAAGTGTATTTTTCATAACAGGAGCTTTACTTTTAATTTCCTTTATCACAACGCTTCTATTTGTAAAAGAATCATTTATTAGAGAAGATAAAAAAGTGCTTACTATTAAAGAGGTATGGAGTACTGTTCCACAAAAAAGCTTAACTGTTACGATGTTTGTAACCTTCTTTATATTAGCTGTAGCATTATATTCTGTAGAGCCAATTGTAACAGTGTACGTTAAGCAACTATCCAATAATAGTTCACATATTGCACTTTTAGCTGGACTTACATTTTCAGCTTCAGGTTTTGCCAATATAATTGCTGCTCCAAGACTTGGAAAGCTTTCAGATAAGATAGGAGCCCATAAAGTAATGTTAACATGCCTTATATGTGCAGTGATCATTTTTATACCACAAGCTTTTGTACAAAATACTTGGCAGCTAATGGGACTTCGATTTTTATTAGGACTAGCATCTGCAGGACTTAACCCATCTGTCAATATTATATTAAAAAAGATAACACCTTCTTCTCTTACTGGCAGAGTATTTGGTTTCAACATGTCGGCAGGATATTTAGGAGTATTTGGAGGTTCGGTCTTAGGGGGGCAGATTGCAGGAATTTTAGGAATGCAGTATGTATTTTTTATAACAAGTGCATTGTTATTTATAAACGCAATTTGGGTCTACTTTAGAGTTTATAAAAAACTCAGTTTAAATTAG